Part of the uncultured Desulfobacter sp. genome, TTAATCAGCAGCAGACAGTCCGCCGCTTCAAGGAAGGCCTTGTTATGGCTGACCACGATGGTGGTTGTGCCTTTTTCCGTAATCTGCCGTTTTATCAATGAAACCATGGGGGCTATGGTCCAAAGGTCAATGCCTGTGTCCGGTTCATCGTAGATGGCCAGGCCGGGATTCCGGGCAATGGTGGTGGCAAGCTCAATCTTTTTGATCTCTCCGCCGGACAGTTTGGTATCCACGGGCTTGTCAAGAAAATCCAGGGAGCAGAACCCCACCCGGGCCAGGATATCCATCAGTTGGCCTTCGTCATCGGTGCCGGCGGCAATGGCCAGAAGATCCCTGAAGGTCACCCCTTTAAACCGGGCCGATTGCTGGAACCCATAGGCGATTCCTTCCCTTGCCCGTTCGGTGATCGACATATCTGTAATATTTTTGCCGTTGTATATGATCTGTCCCCCGGTGGCCTGGTTGATCCCCATAATTGTTTTGGCCAGGGTGGTCTTTCCGCCGCCGTTGGGACCGGTAATCGCGTAGAATTTTCCTTGTTCAAAGGTAAAATTAATGCCGTTGAGAATGGTTTTTTCGGCACGCCCGTTTTCGGCTTCTTCGTCAGGTACGGTAAAGTATATATCCTTAAGCTCCAGCATCTTTTTCCTCTCTTGCTGATACTTGATTAAATGCAAATGCGAGATTAACGGTGTTAATCCATTTTAAGCATAGAATGATTCAAGAATAATGCCGAAATTTTAAAAGATAAGGGATAAAATGGTTTTTAATTATAACTAATTAGAATTAATATGAAATATTTTTATGTCTAAGTTGCTGTGAATTGAAAGGAGAGCGTCTATGTGTCATAAAAAACGGTTATGAAACAAATTTGTATCATAACCGTTTTGGGTTTAGTCATATTTTAAGTATAACAATACGATAATGTAATATTTAGGGTTTTGTCAGGCCTGCCACCGCCCACGGATTGCTGCCGGCTTCACGTATCCGGTTGAACAGGGTTTCATCCAGAGCAAATTCATTTGCTACAGACACAAATTTGTCCGGTGATGACAGGTATTGGGCGGTATACAGAATCGATGCCGCCTTGGGTGTCTCCTTGGGGTAGAGCCCTTTGAGTGTGTTGAAATCAAAACTCAACGCGACCCCTTTGCCTTTTTTAAGTTTTTTGTCCCAGATCAAAACCATGCCTGCCGGATTGGGGATGGAGATGTTTTCTTTTTGTTCGTCGGACAACGGTTTTACCACCAGACCTCTTTTGCCCGGGGTCTGGTCCATGACCACCTGGAAAGCATCTTCCTTGCACCAGACAGGAGAGCTAATGATCGTGTATTTCTGGCCTTGTTCCAGGGGATAGTGATCCAGGATAAAATGGGCCATGAGATAGCCCGAGGTAAGGCCGGGGCAGATATGGTTGTGAAGTTCGGCTGATTTTAGAAAATCGTAGGGCGCGTCTTCGGCCCATGCATTGCCCAGGGTGGCCAGGGTGAACAGATCCCTGCCTGCCGCATATTTATCTGTGGCGCCTTTCCAGAAATCGGGGTCTGAAATGGTTTCTCGGGCAAAATCAAGGGTGTCCACAGCCCATTTAGAGTCGTCTGCGCTGATGATCACAGCGGTTCGATCTGTTTTTTTAAAAAGCATGATGCGCAACGGCGCAGTCTGGGCCCGCTGGAAAAAAAGCAGATTACCCTTTCCCACCATGGCACCGGTGGCTTCCTGAACCTGTGCCAGAATAGGCAGGCTTGATTTTCCGTCCGTCATGACGGATGTAGCGTTGGTCAATACCAGGACATTGGCGTCTGCCTGGGTGACCTTCAGGGTGATCATGGCCTTTTCAATCACGGGGGTGATGGCGGGCATTGCCGCAAAGCCTTGGGCTGCCGTTAAAGCAAAGATTAAAGCTGTGCAGAAAATGATAAAAGAGCGTTTCATGCGAAAGTTTCCTTTCCTGTAAATGGTGGGTTGATGCCCCCGGCTGTTCCGGGTGCGTATTTTCCAGTGGATGGGTCTGGGATATGCAAATGATTTTGGGGCTTAAACAGAATTTGAGCTGGATTTGATGATTCAAAAATCTCGAAACCGGCGCCTTGGGCCACAATTTTGCCCTGGTCGAGTACATAGGCCTGGTCGGCAATTTTCCGTGCCAGATGAATATCATGGGAAATGAACAGCATGGAGAAGCCTTTTTGGTGCTGGAGGCCTTTAAGCATGCGCAACAGATG contains:
- a CDS encoding ATP-binding cassette domain-containing protein; amino-acid sequence: MLELKDIYFTVPDEEAENGRAEKTILNGINFTFEQGKFYAITGPNGGGKTTLAKTIMGINQATGGQIIYNGKNITDMSITERAREGIAYGFQQSARFKGVTFRDLLAIAAGTDDEGQLMDILARVGFCSLDFLDKPVDTKLSGGEIKKIELATTIARNPGLAIYDEPDTGIDLWTIAPMVSLIKRQITEKGTTTIVVSHNKAFLEAADCLLLIKKGQIEFIGDLEGAMPLLSDLSVCGYGDVCEGDIDARCYR
- a CDS encoding FmdE family protein; the encoded protein is MKRSFIIFCTALIFALTAAQGFAAMPAITPVIEKAMITLKVTQADANVLVLTNATSVMTDGKSSLPILAQVQEATGAMVGKGNLLFFQRAQTAPLRIMLFKKTDRTAVIISADDSKWAVDTLDFARETISDPDFWKGATDKYAAGRDLFTLATLGNAWAEDAPYDFLKSAELHNHICPGLTSGYLMAHFILDHYPLEQGQKYTIISSPVWCKEDAFQVVMDQTPGKRGLVVKPLSDEQKENISIPNPAGMVLIWDKKLKKGKGVALSFDFNTLKGLYPKETPKAASILYTAQYLSSPDKFVSVANEFALDETLFNRIREAGSNPWAVAGLTKP